From Streptomyces sp. NBC_01460, a single genomic window includes:
- a CDS encoding acyl-CoA dehydrogenase family protein, translating to MTARTDTEWPQAQEILARLEELRPWLREHQADAEQQHRIPQETVERLDAAGLFALTTPRRYGGADFTTRELHDVYRVLGAGCGATAWMVWAAAGGNLWSFSFADDVMAPVYASPWTGNRTFAVGGTSRRMSGTARQVDGGWMVQGAWPFATGSVHASHGFLAVFYDETDDAKVGMVLVPKEELVARDDWDAMGMAATGSQTVATDGELFVPDERFSTPQRLTAHIAELTEQGLGPRRGGLARSLVTGTGVALGMADHAMEVFLGGLGKRSIPYSSYARQLDAPITHLTVGRAHARIHAAGLVADAAVAELDRLDSEGLDPSEREVVRFHTDVAYVWDACSAAVETLFRASGASAIIKRQPLQLIARNCRAGSLHAAHNIDTWMENMGRELCRVEAGPASTSVLERRS from the coding sequence ATGACAGCCAGGACAGACACCGAGTGGCCGCAGGCTCAGGAGATCCTCGCCCGCCTGGAGGAGCTGCGCCCCTGGCTCCGCGAGCACCAGGCCGACGCCGAGCAGCAGCATCGCATCCCTCAGGAGACCGTCGAACGTCTCGACGCGGCCGGCCTGTTCGCTCTGACCACGCCCAGGCGGTACGGCGGCGCGGACTTCACGACGCGCGAACTGCATGACGTCTACCGGGTGCTGGGCGCGGGGTGCGGGGCGACGGCGTGGATGGTGTGGGCGGCCGCGGGAGGCAATCTGTGGAGCTTCTCCTTCGCCGACGACGTCATGGCACCGGTGTACGCCTCGCCGTGGACCGGTAACCGCACCTTCGCGGTCGGGGGCACCAGCCGTCGCATGTCGGGGACGGCACGGCAGGTCGACGGAGGCTGGATGGTCCAGGGCGCTTGGCCGTTCGCGACGGGAAGCGTGCACGCCTCGCACGGCTTCCTCGCCGTCTTCTACGACGAGACCGACGACGCGAAGGTCGGAATGGTGCTCGTGCCGAAGGAAGAGCTCGTCGCCCGCGACGACTGGGACGCGATGGGTATGGCGGCCACCGGCAGCCAGACCGTCGCGACCGACGGCGAACTCTTCGTTCCGGACGAGCGCTTCAGCACTCCTCAGCGGCTCACGGCCCACATCGCCGAGCTCACCGAGCAGGGGCTGGGGCCGCGACGCGGAGGGCTCGCCCGCTCGCTCGTGACGGGCACGGGGGTGGCACTCGGAATGGCCGACCACGCCATGGAGGTGTTCCTCGGAGGGCTCGGAAAGCGCAGCATCCCGTACTCGTCGTACGCCAGGCAGCTCGACGCCCCGATCACTCACCTCACGGTCGGCCGTGCCCACGCCAGGATCCACGCGGCGGGCCTGGTGGCCGACGCGGCGGTGGCCGAGCTCGACCGGCTCGACTCCGAGGGACTGGATCCCTCGGAGCGCGAGGTCGTCCGCTTCCACACCGACGTCGCCTATGTCTGGGACGCCTGCAGCGCCGCGGTCGAGACGCTCTTCAGGGCGTCCGGAGCCTCGGCGATCATCAAGCGCCAGCCGCTGCAGCTGATCGCCCGGAACTGCCGTGCCGGCAGCCTGCACGCGGCCCACAACATCGATACCTGGATGGAGAACATGGGCCGGGAGCTGTGCCGGGTCGAGGCCGGTCCCGCCTCGACGAGCGTGCTCGAACGGCGGTCGTAG
- a CDS encoding CocE/NonD family hydrolase, with the protein MLRTGRFAGPIAGLRFETPTCAGLTDQDGTFAYRDGEIIAFSVGSVLIGAARGAARLTLADIVARVAGNPGKLADPGLTNIARFVYSLDRDGDLDGGVTLTPGIHALVGDRVINFRNQTTLAPGPADLIQAFTDDPAVTRLLDDLNRARVFRDATPRTLASAAAARNEVSRNLLGIRRYRDVKIPLRNGSFVYADVYRPDHDDPVPVVMNCGVYGRAFVHHTICDEQDAERHEVMEERYFSGNPDGYEYENHESINTATWIPRGYALVRVDSPGAGKSPGILGIWGIDEAEAFYDAIEWAGVQPWSNGNVGLWGMSYYAVNQHAVASLRPPHLKAMIAIGTDADLYEEVIYTGGILNEEFFPFWFEKGIAPAICGEIEAKDFLAMARANPFKDSDPSAVFGPRSEVLMSPDLSKVTVPLWTVAVTTHPAHFHQLGSSETYLNTPTKNKKIDFWEDWFMKSYSAAAVDEHVAFFDHWLKGIDNGIMDKPPVRLEIRTGRGASYVQEEQEWPVARTRYVKWYLDASPSDLDGRIPSGNTLRLATTVPEAERSVTYAAQVDPTAPVVPQAPVAGQNAMSLSPCHHGATFISAPLEEDTVLAGYSKLVVWVASTSEDMDLFVALRVLDKENREVDFSGPAVIPGVSTHLYPLAKGWLKVSHRALDTERSTDFRPKHTHLRADHAPLRDGEIVPVEVEIIPNTGLVRKGHRIRLDIQPYTGVGHGNRHAYDASCHDGAQNTVFTGPEHPSYLQLPVLPPQ; encoded by the coding sequence ATGCTGCGTACAGGAAGGTTCGCAGGCCCCATCGCAGGGCTGCGATTCGAGACTCCCACGTGTGCGGGACTCACGGACCAGGACGGGACTTTTGCCTACCGGGACGGCGAGATCATCGCCTTCTCGGTCGGGTCCGTCCTGATAGGCGCCGCGCGAGGCGCCGCACGCCTCACCCTTGCCGACATCGTCGCGCGAGTCGCTGGGAATCCAGGCAAACTCGCCGATCCGGGCCTGACGAACATTGCCCGCTTCGTGTACTCGCTCGACAGGGACGGCGACTTGGACGGCGGGGTCACCCTGACGCCCGGAATCCACGCGCTCGTGGGCGACCGGGTCATCAACTTCCGTAACCAGACGACCCTCGCACCGGGGCCGGCCGATCTCATCCAGGCATTCACGGACGATCCGGCCGTCACGAGGCTGCTCGACGACCTGAACCGGGCCAGGGTCTTCAGGGACGCCACGCCACGCACCCTCGCGTCGGCAGCGGCCGCGCGCAACGAGGTTAGCCGGAACCTACTCGGGATCCGCCGCTACCGGGACGTCAAGATCCCTCTGCGGAACGGCTCGTTCGTCTACGCCGACGTCTACCGCCCGGACCACGACGATCCGGTCCCGGTCGTCATGAACTGCGGCGTGTACGGCAGGGCGTTCGTCCACCACACCATCTGCGACGAGCAGGACGCCGAGCGGCACGAGGTGATGGAGGAGCGGTACTTCTCCGGCAATCCCGACGGATACGAGTACGAGAACCACGAAAGCATCAACACGGCGACATGGATCCCCCGGGGCTACGCCCTCGTACGCGTGGACAGCCCCGGGGCGGGCAAGAGTCCGGGCATCCTCGGCATCTGGGGGATCGACGAGGCCGAGGCGTTCTACGACGCGATCGAGTGGGCCGGGGTGCAGCCCTGGTCCAACGGGAACGTCGGTCTGTGGGGCATGTCGTACTACGCGGTCAACCAGCACGCGGTGGCGAGCCTTCGACCGCCGCACCTCAAGGCGATGATCGCCATCGGCACGGATGCAGACCTCTACGAGGAGGTCATCTACACCGGAGGCATCCTCAACGAGGAGTTCTTCCCCTTCTGGTTCGAGAAGGGGATCGCGCCCGCGATCTGCGGCGAGATCGAGGCTAAGGACTTCCTTGCGATGGCTAGGGCCAATCCCTTCAAGGACTCCGACCCCTCAGCGGTCTTCGGCCCGCGGTCCGAGGTCCTGATGAGTCCGGACCTCAGCAAGGTGACGGTGCCTCTCTGGACGGTCGCGGTGACGACGCACCCCGCCCACTTCCATCAACTCGGAAGCAGCGAAACCTATCTGAACACTCCCACGAAGAACAAGAAGATTGACTTCTGGGAGGACTGGTTCATGAAGTCGTACTCCGCCGCAGCGGTCGACGAGCACGTGGCGTTCTTCGACCACTGGCTCAAGGGAATCGACAACGGGATCATGGACAAACCGCCCGTACGCCTAGAGATACGGACAGGGCGAGGTGCGTCGTACGTTCAGGAGGAGCAGGAGTGGCCGGTCGCACGCACCCGGTACGTCAAGTGGTACCTGGACGCGTCGCCCTCCGACCTGGACGGGCGCATCCCCAGCGGCAACACGCTGCGACTGGCGACCACGGTCCCCGAGGCCGAGCGGTCCGTGACATATGCGGCCCAGGTGGACCCGACGGCCCCCGTGGTGCCGCAGGCACCGGTCGCCGGGCAGAACGCCATGAGCCTCTCCCCCTGCCACCACGGCGCCACCTTCATCAGCGCGCCGCTGGAGGAGGACACCGTGCTCGCCGGCTACAGCAAGCTCGTGGTGTGGGTGGCATCCACCAGTGAGGACATGGACCTCTTCGTGGCTCTGCGCGTGCTGGACAAGGAGAACAGGGAAGTCGACTTCAGCGGCCCGGCGGTCATCCCCGGCGTTTCCACCCATCTCTATCCGCTGGCCAAGGGCTGGCTCAAGGTGTCGCACCGCGCCCTGGACACCGAGCGGTCGACCGATTTCCGGCCGAAGCACACGCACCTGCGCGCGGACCACGCCCCGTTGCGGGACGGCGAGATCGTACCGGTGGAGGTGGAGATCATCCCGAACACGGGCCTGGTGAGGAAGGGCCACCGCATCCGGCTCGACATCCAGCCGTACACCGGGGTCGGCCACGGCAACCGGCACGCGTACGACGCTTCCTGCCACGACGGCGCGCAGAACACGGTCTTCACGGGCCCGGAGCATCCGAGCTATCTGCAACTGCCCGTGCTGCCGCCCCAGTGA
- a CDS encoding sodium:solute symporter family transporter, whose amino-acid sequence MTDLAGQLAAGQSLGALPLVAFLLVVCLAVLLYLLYGVDAEGTRNVYVAGRSLRPLPNALALTGDYISVVTLLSVTGSVALTGFGGIALAVGGVGALGVLLLLAQPLRTAGQFTLGDTWDARFPGAAARVAGTVATLCFCLPLTVVQLVVAGSAVSFLLGLSDIGPAAQFCTALIGGIMISAASVSGMRGNTVLQMVKTVVLLLAMTILAGQVLDEFGWNPGLLLDAAGRGSIDPGHFHLGGLLHGDGPAGALSQISALVTVVLGAGAAPHILMRLKAADDDVSARRTVTYSIGLVAAFSGLAILLGLGATALIGAKSLSAADPEGLAAIPLLALQLAADGSSGGAILALTVSMIFLTSLTVVAALTLSSAASLAHDILGRGRSMATEIKLMRWSGAIVGALAVVLAVGLQGRNVVSLSHFAIAATAAAILPSLVLGLFWSGYTRAGMLWSVYGGIGCCAVLQLFGPAVSGSPDSILPDVDFAWFPLDTTGLVSVPVGFLLGWVASLASRSSTKRMTHSEEPGEEGRAWSGFAPPPPTSRM is encoded by the coding sequence ATGACCGACCTGGCCGGACAACTCGCCGCCGGGCAGTCCCTCGGGGCCCTGCCGCTGGTGGCCTTCCTCCTGGTCGTCTGTCTCGCCGTTCTCCTGTACCTGTTGTACGGAGTGGACGCCGAGGGCACCAGGAACGTCTACGTTGCCGGCAGGTCCCTACGGCCACTGCCCAACGCCCTCGCGCTCACTGGTGATTACATCTCGGTTGTCACCCTGCTCTCCGTCACGGGTTCGGTGGCACTCACCGGGTTCGGTGGCATCGCCTTGGCGGTCGGAGGGGTCGGGGCGCTCGGGGTTCTGCTGTTGCTCGCCCAACCGCTGCGCACCGCCGGCCAATTCACACTCGGTGACACGTGGGATGCCCGCTTCCCCGGTGCCGCCGCGCGGGTGGCGGGTACCGTCGCGACGCTCTGCTTCTGCCTCCCGCTGACGGTGGTCCAACTGGTGGTGGCCGGCTCCGCCGTCTCCTTCCTGCTCGGCCTGTCCGACATCGGGCCGGCCGCACAGTTCTGCACTGCCCTCATCGGCGGGATCATGATCAGTGCCGCGTCCGTCAGTGGGATGCGGGGCAACACCGTCCTTCAGATGGTCAAGACCGTCGTGCTGCTCCTGGCCATGACGATCCTGGCGGGACAGGTGCTGGACGAGTTCGGCTGGAATCCCGGCCTACTGCTCGACGCGGCGGGGCGCGGGAGCATCGATCCCGGACATTTCCACCTGGGAGGACTCCTCCACGGCGACGGACCTGCGGGCGCCCTGTCGCAGATCTCCGCACTCGTCACAGTGGTTCTCGGTGCCGGAGCGGCCCCTCACATCCTGATGCGTCTCAAGGCCGCCGACGACGACGTGTCCGCGCGCCGCACGGTCACGTACTCCATCGGCCTGGTCGCCGCCTTCTCCGGGCTGGCGATCCTGCTGGGCTTGGGTGCGACGGCGCTCATCGGGGCGAAGAGCCTTTCGGCCGCCGACCCGGAGGGTCTGGCCGCTATCCCGCTCCTCGCTCTCCAACTGGCTGCCGACGGTTCCAGCGGCGGCGCGATTCTCGCTCTGACGGTCTCGATGATCTTCCTCACCAGCCTCACGGTCGTGGCGGCCCTGACTCTCTCGTCGGCGGCGTCACTGGCACACGACATCTTGGGCCGTGGACGGTCGATGGCGACTGAGATCAAGCTGATGCGCTGGTCCGGCGCGATCGTAGGAGCGCTGGCCGTGGTGCTCGCGGTCGGGCTGCAAGGGAGAAACGTCGTCTCCCTCTCCCATTTCGCCATCGCGGCCACAGCGGCGGCCATCCTGCCCTCACTCGTCCTCGGCCTGTTCTGGTCGGGTTACACGCGCGCAGGCATGCTCTGGAGCGTCTACGGGGGCATCGGCTGCTGCGCCGTGCTGCAGCTGTTCGGGCCGGCCGTTTCGGGAAGCCCCGACTCGATCCTGCCCGATGTCGACTTCGCCTGGTTCCCGCTGGACACGACAGGCCTGGTCTCCGTCCCGGTGGGCTTCCTCCTCGGGTGGGTGGCGAGCCTGGCGTCGAGATCGTCCACGAAGCGCATGACCCACTCGGAGGAGCCGGGCGAGGAGGGGCGAGCCTGGAGCGGCTTCGCACCTCCGCCCCCGACGTCCCGGATGTGA
- a CDS encoding TetR/AcrR family transcriptional regulator, translating to MRDIAQEAGVSRSTLLRRLGGTRQALDEALRAAGVEPGGRKPVRERAIEATASLISEQGLGTVTFERVAAAAGCSVPSLYATFGGRDELLRAVFERHSPIVDMETVLAGRSGDLEDTVRRLYRLLADALEREPRVLPALLAEVFARPGDENVQMVFRSVTPRLLAGVGAWLAEEAAAGRIRDMPPLLLTQQMTSPIFLHFLLRPVTSRVAAADLPTADETIETFTQAFLRAVAPPPSGDGAA from the coding sequence GTGCGCGACATCGCCCAGGAAGCCGGAGTCTCCCGCAGCACGCTGCTGCGCCGGCTCGGCGGCACCCGTCAGGCCCTGGACGAGGCGCTGCGGGCCGCAGGCGTCGAACCGGGAGGGCGGAAGCCGGTGAGGGAACGTGCCATCGAGGCCACAGCCTCCCTGATCAGCGAGCAAGGGCTGGGGACAGTGACCTTTGAACGGGTGGCAGCCGCGGCCGGGTGCTCCGTGCCGAGCCTCTACGCGACGTTCGGCGGGCGGGACGAACTGCTGCGCGCGGTGTTCGAGCGCCACAGCCCCATCGTCGACATGGAGACCGTCCTGGCCGGACGAAGCGGCGACCTGGAGGACACCGTCCGCCGGCTCTACCGGCTCCTGGCCGACGCCCTCGAGCGGGAGCCCCGCGTCCTGCCGGCCCTCCTTGCGGAGGTGTTCGCCCGCCCCGGTGACGAGAACGTCCAGATGGTCTTCCGGAGCGTCACTCCTCGCCTGCTGGCCGGCGTGGGGGCATGGCTCGCCGAAGAAGCGGCTGCCGGCCGCATCCGCGACATGCCACCGCTCCTGCTCACGCAGCAGATGACCAGCCCCATTTTCCTGCATTTCCTGCTGCGCCCCGTGACGAGCCGCGTGGCCGCGGCGGACCTTCCCACGGCGGACGAGACCATCGAGACGTTCACGCAGGCCTTCCTTCGGGCCGTGGCCCCGCCCCCTTCCGGGGACGGGGCTGCCTGA
- a CDS encoding dioxygenase family protein: MTGRPAAGPDHSRADAVTVSVLSEMNAPDPRIGRLTQSLVMHVHAFLVENQVTWEEWLAGLDFLARAGQWTTPARNELLLMSDTTGSSTLLNALNRHRPAPEGPATSEHPLLSDAPPRPMGEVLATEEQWAGGDWTRVHGHVLDAEGHPVAGARIGLWQAHGAGESSSPPRGSRALLTTGTDGAFWFRTVKPRSYRLPTDGPGGEWLRATGRHPVRPGNILVRVEAEGHHLLTKRLFAADDPLLALDVSFGVADGLVLDFPLHQDPVAIEANGMPGPYFDVTCDLVLTPGTPMAEAEA; this comes from the coding sequence ATGACCGGCCGACCGGCCGCCGGTCCGGACCACAGCCGCGCGGATGCCGTCACGGTCAGCGTGCTCTCCGAGATGAACGCACCGGACCCACGCATCGGCCGGCTCACGCAATCGCTTGTCATGCACGTGCACGCCTTCCTGGTCGAGAACCAGGTCACCTGGGAAGAATGGCTGGCCGGGCTCGACTTCCTCGCCCGCGCGGGACAGTGGACGACGCCTGCTCGCAACGAGCTCCTTCTCATGTCGGACACCACGGGTAGCTCAACCCTGCTCAACGCGTTGAACCGTCACAGACCGGCGCCGGAGGGGCCCGCAACGTCGGAGCACCCGCTCCTCAGCGACGCACCACCGCGCCCGATGGGCGAGGTGCTCGCCACCGAGGAGCAGTGGGCGGGCGGTGACTGGACACGCGTACACGGGCACGTTCTCGACGCCGAGGGGCACCCGGTGGCCGGCGCCCGGATCGGTCTCTGGCAGGCCCATGGCGCGGGGGAGTCGTCGAGCCCGCCGAGAGGTTCGCGAGCGCTCCTCACCACCGGCACCGACGGCGCCTTCTGGTTCCGCACCGTCAAACCCCGGAGCTACCGCCTGCCCACCGACGGCCCTGGCGGGGAGTGGCTGCGCGCTACCGGCCGCCACCCCGTACGTCCGGGGAACATCCTCGTCCGCGTCGAGGCGGAGGGGCACCACCTCCTCACCAAGCGCCTGTTCGCCGCCGACGATCCCCTTCTCGCGCTCGACGTCTCCTTCGGTGTCGCCGACGGCCTCGTGCTCGACTTCCCTCTCCACCAGGACCCGGTCGCGATAGAGGCCAACGGGATGCCCGGCCCCTACTTCGACGTCACCTGCGACCTGGTACTGACGCCCGGCACGCCGATGGCGGAGGCCGAGGCGTGA
- a CDS encoding nuclear transport factor 2 family protein, translating to MKIEELSARAEIHDVLLRYCRGLDRVDMSLVRGAFHPDAWIQFPESLHVGPMDGFVEFLAGEMPRFVRTMHFLGNSLVEFDGPDAAHVETYFQADHQGSEKHQWKGETVKLWARYLDRFERRDGKWLIARRGMLVEWMYRYPADGWFDDHPDASVGRRDGSDPSLRRVGGFGGPPLTDRAWPA from the coding sequence ATGAAGATCGAGGAACTGAGCGCCCGAGCGGAGATCCACGACGTACTGCTGCGCTACTGCCGCGGCCTCGACCGCGTCGACATGAGCCTGGTCCGCGGTGCCTTCCACCCCGACGCGTGGATCCAGTTTCCCGAAAGTCTGCATGTCGGCCCGATGGACGGCTTCGTGGAGTTCCTCGCGGGTGAGATGCCGCGGTTCGTCCGGACCATGCACTTCCTCGGGAACAGCCTCGTGGAGTTCGACGGCCCCGACGCCGCCCACGTCGAGACCTACTTCCAGGCCGACCACCAGGGCTCGGAGAAGCATCAGTGGAAGGGCGAAACCGTCAAGCTCTGGGCGCGCTACCTCGACAGGTTCGAGCGACGGGACGGGAAATGGCTGATCGCGCGCCGGGGAATGCTCGTTGAGTGGATGTACAGGTACCCGGCGGACGGGTGGTTCGACGATCACCCCGACGCATCGGTGGGACGGCGCGACGGCAGCGACCCCAGCCTCCGGAGAGTCGGTGGCTTCGGCGGGCCGCCTTTGACGGACCGTGCGTGGCCCGCCTGA
- a CDS encoding SpoIIE family protein phosphatase, whose product MAVSKAEDRASPTEVAAVLIDRRGVVTGLSRAAEDLLERQAADVLGRSVLRLLVDPRAFEPSGGQPDAGEITLRCGSGEVITVCYHAERLRSHGPTLLLAVPAEQASRAQWDGALSRALLGQDRIGFVLRDTDLAVVRANVRHGAFAGPGLPPGSRLADVMHPVDAAGVEFALRGVLETGVPLVASEQRVRSARAPHGDWSLSVSAVRTEDERGRPTGVAVLFTDATEHWEAERRRELRHRAAADIGGTLDASRTAEEIVDTLVPDFADLAWVDLADAVLKGDEPPKTFGGGDLHLRRAAGRVAHGSWPAGMLGFDELVPPFPDLPMIRDLQEGRTIVTDRVTLERGLADPAHVRLAAPDGGHSMTVAPLFARGLVLGAVVAWRIDRTEPFDEEDAALFTEIAAHAALGVDNARRYTREQRAANALQQRLLPQTHTSTRVMETAGAYLPAGGGAEIGGDWFDAIELPSLRTALVVGDVTGHGLHATATMGRLRTAVQTLADLELAPDELLAHLDDLVTRLAGEAEPAHHDMVGATCLVAVHDPVTGRCTVAAAGHPPPLLAVTDDRAVPVVVRPGPPLGVGGLPFETTTVEVPPGSVMALYTDGLLQRYGPDIDSSTYDLAERLTELRRQEDSLPALAQALMNDAGGQPQPDDAALLLARTSALEEDAVACWDFPADPAAVASARAAVTGKLTEWGLEEQAFATELIVSELVTNAVRYAGGPVGLRLIRADVLLCEVTDPSNTQPRMRRARTTDEGGRGLFLVAQVSRRWGSRYGLTGKTIWAEQELSQ is encoded by the coding sequence ATGGCAGTGAGCAAGGCGGAAGACCGCGCGTCGCCGACCGAGGTGGCGGCCGTGCTGATCGATCGGCGCGGTGTCGTGACCGGCTTGTCCCGCGCCGCTGAGGACCTCCTGGAGCGACAGGCCGCGGACGTCCTCGGGCGTTCCGTTCTCCGGCTGCTGGTCGACCCCCGCGCCTTCGAACCCTCTGGCGGGCAGCCGGACGCAGGTGAGATCACCTTGCGGTGCGGTTCCGGAGAGGTGATCACTGTCTGCTACCACGCCGAAAGGCTGCGGAGTCACGGGCCGACCCTGCTCCTGGCCGTTCCTGCGGAACAGGCTTCCAGGGCTCAATGGGACGGGGCCTTGTCGCGGGCCCTGCTCGGCCAGGACCGCATCGGTTTCGTCCTCCGTGACACCGATCTCGCGGTGGTACGGGCCAACGTGAGGCACGGTGCGTTCGCCGGACCGGGTCTCCCTCCGGGCAGCCGCCTGGCCGATGTGATGCACCCGGTCGACGCGGCCGGCGTCGAATTCGCACTACGGGGCGTCCTGGAGACAGGCGTGCCCCTGGTCGCGAGCGAGCAGCGTGTGAGGTCCGCCCGGGCGCCGCACGGCGACTGGTCGCTGTCCGTGTCCGCCGTACGGACGGAGGACGAGCGGGGGCGGCCCACAGGCGTCGCCGTCCTGTTCACCGACGCCACGGAGCACTGGGAGGCCGAACGCCGACGCGAACTGCGCCATCGTGCGGCGGCGGACATCGGCGGCACGCTCGACGCGAGCAGGACGGCGGAGGAGATCGTCGACACGCTGGTGCCCGACTTCGCCGATCTCGCGTGGGTCGACCTGGCCGACGCGGTTCTCAAGGGTGACGAACCGCCGAAGACCTTTGGCGGGGGCGATCTCCACCTCCGCAGGGCGGCGGGCCGCGTCGCGCACGGCTCGTGGCCGGCCGGCATGCTCGGTTTCGATGAACTAGTTCCTCCCTTCCCTGATCTGCCCATGATCCGAGACCTGCAGGAAGGTCGCACCATCGTGACCGACCGGGTCACCCTGGAACGGGGCCTGGCCGATCCGGCCCATGTGCGACTCGCGGCACCCGACGGCGGCCACTCGATGACCGTGGCCCCGCTCTTCGCGCGCGGCCTGGTGCTGGGAGCCGTGGTCGCCTGGCGCATCGATCGGACCGAGCCCTTCGACGAGGAGGACGCGGCCCTATTCACCGAGATCGCCGCCCACGCGGCCCTGGGCGTGGACAACGCCCGCCGCTACACCCGTGAGCAGCGCGCCGCCAACGCACTCCAGCAGCGCCTGCTGCCGCAGACGCACACCTCCACCCGGGTCATGGAGACGGCGGGCGCGTATCTGCCCGCGGGAGGCGGAGCCGAGATCGGTGGCGACTGGTTCGACGCGATTGAGCTCCCCTCGCTCCGGACCGCCCTCGTCGTCGGAGACGTGACCGGCCATGGACTCCACGCCACCGCCACCATGGGGCGACTGCGTACCGCCGTGCAGACGTTGGCGGACCTGGAACTGGCCCCCGACGAACTGCTGGCCCATCTCGACGACCTGGTCACCCGGCTGGCCGGTGAGGCGGAACCCGCACACCACGACATGGTCGGCGCCACCTGTCTCGTGGCCGTGCACGATCCGGTCACCGGACGCTGCACGGTGGCCGCGGCGGGCCACCCACCGCCGCTCCTGGCTGTGACGGACGACCGGGCCGTGCCGGTGGTCGTCCGGCCGGGGCCGCCGCTCGGGGTCGGGGGCCTGCCCTTCGAGACGACCACCGTCGAGGTGCCCCCGGGCAGCGTCATGGCCCTGTACACCGACGGCCTGCTCCAGCGGTACGGACCCGACATCGACAGCTCCACATATGACCTCGCGGAACGGCTCACGGAGCTCCGGCGCCAGGAGGACAGCCTTCCCGCGCTTGCCCAAGCCCTGATGAACGACGCCGGCGGGCAACCGCAGCCCGACGACGCCGCCCTTCTCCTCGCCCGTACCTCCGCGCTGGAGGAGGACGCCGTAGCCTGCTGGGACTTCCCGGCCGATCCGGCGGCGGTGGCCTCGGCGCGAGCGGCAGTGACCGGGAAGCTGACGGAATGGGGACTTGAGGAGCAGGCCTTCGCGACCGAACTGATCGTCAGTGAACTGGTCACCAATGCCGTCCGGTACGCGGGCGGCCCCGTGGGCCTGCGCCTGATCCGCGCCGATGTACTCCTCTGCGAGGTCACCGACCCGAGTAACACCCAGCCACGCATGCGCCGCGCCCGCACTACCGACGAGGGTGGTCGCGGGCTGTTCCTGGTGGCCCAGGTCAGCCGCCGCTGGGGGAGCAGGTACGGACTGACTGGCAAGACCATCTGGGCCGAGCAGGAACTGTCACAGTGA